In Ascaphus truei isolate aAscTru1 chromosome 21, aAscTru1.hap1, whole genome shotgun sequence, one DNA window encodes the following:
- the LOC142472174 gene encoding ficolin-1-B-like — protein sequence MLTSAITVFLLVTTLCNAEDSCPEVKILRVGDSDKLTILRGCPGTPGSPGQKGEPGSSGQNGQKGSTGDPGKAGPTGEKGVAGAAGIQGQKGDKGDPGAAEILYAARNCKELLNQGSFLSGWYTIYPDGKKPLTVLCDMDTAGGGWIVFQRRWDGSVDFFRDWNSYKRGFGSQLSEFWLGNDNIHSLTSSGTFQLRIDLTDFDNNKTFAAYDAFGISGELENYKLILRNFTGGSAGDSLSYHKDRPFTTKDKDNDIHDTNCAEVFKAAWWYGSCHQSNLNGLYLRGPHSSYANGVMWVTGKGNQYSYKVTEMKFRPV from the exons ATGTTGACTTCAGCAATCACCGTATTCTTGCTGGTGACCACGCTCTGTAATGCTGAGGACTCATGTCCAG AAGTGAAGATTTTGAGGGTTGGAGACTCGGACAAGTTGACCATCCTCAGAGGGTGTCCTGGGACCCCAGGATCTCCTGGCCAAAAAGGAGAACCTGGATCATCAGGACAGAACG GACAAAAGGGATCTACAGGGGACCCTGGAAAGGCAGGACCAACAGGGGAAAAAG GAGTAGCCGGCGCTGCAGGCATACAAGGACAAAAAG GAGATAAAGGAGATCCAGGCGCAGCTGAGATTTTATATG CTGCTAGGAACTGTAAGGAACTGCTGAATCAAGGATCATTTCTGAGTGGCTGGTACACAATATACCCTGATGGCAAGAAGCCTCTGACCGTGCTTTGTGACATGGATACTGCCGGGGGAGGATGGATT GTTTTCCAGAGACGATGGGACGGTTCTGTGGATTTTTTCAGAGACTGGAATTCATACAAGAGAGGGTTTGGCAGCCAACTGAGCGAGTTCTGGCTGGGGAACGATAATATTCACAGTTTAACATCTTCAG GAACCTTTCAGCTCCGGATTGATCTCACAGATTTTGATAACAACAAGACTTTTGCTGCCTATGACGCCTTTGGAATTTCTGGAGAGCTGGAGAACTACAAGCTGATACTCAGGAATTTTACTGGTGGCAGCGCAG GAGACTCTCTCAGTTACCATAAAGACCGCCCTTTCACAACTAAGGACAAGGACAATGATATACACGACACTAACTGTGCAGAAGTTTTTAAAGCTGCCTGGTGGTACGGATCCTGCCATCAATCCAACCTGAACGGACTGTATCTGAGGGGGCCGCACAGCAGCTACGCGAACGGAGTTATGTGGGTCACTGGCAAAGGAAACCAATACTCGTACAAAGTAACAGAAATGAAGTTTAGGCCAGTTTAA
- the LOC142472173 gene encoding ficolin-2-like yields MLTSAITVFLLVTTLCDAEDSCPEVKVVGVGDSDRLTILRGCPGAPGSLGQKGEPGSSGENGQRGSTGNPGKAGPTGEKGVAGAAGIQGQKGDKGDAGTAENLYAARSCKELLDQGSFLSGWYTIYPDGKKPLTVLCDMDTAGGGWIVFQRRWDGSVDFFRDWNSYKRGFGSQLSEFWMGNDNIHSLTSSGTFQLRIDLTDFDNNNIFAAYDAFGISGELENYKLILGPFTGGSAGDSLGIHNDLPFTTKDKDNDIHGTNCAEDFKGAWWYGSCHNANLNGQYLRGQHSSYADGVMWLSGKGYHYSYKEQVFMAARFAASLSLLEAGGITAPLYPVRGGRLLHISQYLEELPGLLRRCLSPSIR; encoded by the exons ATGTTGACTTCAGCAATCACCGTATTCCTGCTGGTGACCACGCTCTGTGATGCTGAGGACTCATGTCCAG AAGTGAAGGTTGTGGGGGTTGGAGACTCGGACAGGTTGACCATCCTCAGAGGGTGTCCTGGGGCCCCGGGATCTCTTGGCCAAAAAGGAGAACCTGGATCATCAGGAGAGAATG GACAAAGGGGATCTACAGGGAACCCTGGAAAGGCAGGACCAACAGGGGAAAAAG GAGTAGCCGGCGCTGCAGGAATACAAGGACAAAAAG GAGATAAAGGAGACGCAGGCACAGCCGAGAATTTATATG CTGCTAGGAGCTGTAAGGAACTGCTGGATCAAGGATCATTTCTGAGCGGCTGGTACACAATATACCCTGATGGCAAGAAGCCTCTGACCGTGCTTTGTGACATGGATACTGCCGGGGGAGGATGGATT GTTTTCCAGAGACGATGGGACGGTTCTGTGGATTTTTTCAGAGACTGGAATTCATACAAGAGAGGGTTTGGCAGCCAACTGAGCGAGTTCTGGATGGGGAACGATAATATTCACAGTTTAACATCTTCAG GAACCTTTCAGCTTCGCATTGATCTCACGGATTTTGATAACAATAATATCTTTGCTGCCTATGACGCCTTTGGAATTTCTGGAGAGCTGGAGAACTACAAGCTGATACTCGGGCCTTTTACTGGTGGCAGCGCAG GAGACTCTCTCGGAATCCATAATGACCTCCCTTTCACGACTAAGGACAAGGACAATGATATACATGGCACTAACTGCGCAGAAGATTTTAAAGGTGCCTGGTGGTACGGATCCTGCCATAACGCCAACCTGAATGGACAGTATCTGAGGGGACAACACAGCAGCTACGCGGACGGAGTTATGTGGTTATCTGGCAAGGGATACCACTACTCGTACAAA GAACAGGTATTTATGGCAGCTAGGTTTGctgcttcactctctctcctggaggctgggggtatcaccgctcccctgtatccagttcggggaggacgccttCTTCACAtatcgcagtacctggaagaatTGCCTGGACTATTGAGACGCTGTCTGTCCCCATCTATCAGATAA